In Longimicrobium sp., the DNA window GTGGTGGCCAACGCGGGCGGCGTGAACCCCGCCGGCTGCCGCGACGCGGTGCTCGACGTCGCCCGCAAGGCCGGCCTCGAAGGCCGCGCGCGCGTGGCGATGATCACCGGCGACGACATCCTCGAGCGCCTCCCCGACCTCCTCGCGCGCGGGGTGGAGCTGCGGAACATGGAGACGGGCGAGCCGCTCTCCGCCGTGCTCGACAGGGTGCAGAGCGCCAACGCCTACATCGGCGCGCGGCCGATCGTCGAGGCGCTGCGGCAGGACGCGCACGTGGTGATCACCGGCCGCTCGACCGACACGGCGCTGACCTACGCGCCCATGATCCACGAGTTCGGGTGGAGCTGGGACGACTTCGACCGCATCGCCGCCGGCGTGGTGGCCGGGCACATCAACGAGTGCGGGGCGCAGGCTTCGGGCGGCAACTGCCTCTGGCAGTGGCGCGACATCCCCGACCTGGCGGACGTGGGCTTCCCCATCATCGAGGCGGCGCCGGACGGCTCGTTCGTCGTCACCAAGCACGAGGGGACGGGCGGGCGCGTGGCGGTGCCCACGGTGAAGGAGCAGCTGCTGTACGAGATGGGCGATCCCGAGAGCTACATCACCCCCGACTGCGTGGCCGACTTCACCACCATCCGCGTGGACGACGCCGGGCCGGACCGCGTGCGCATCTCGGGCGTGCGGGGGAAGGCGCCGACGGACCTGCTGAAGGTGAGCCTGAGCTACGCCGACGGGTGGAAGGCGAGCGGCACGCTGGTGTACGCCTGGCCCGACGCGGTGGAGAAGGCGCAGGCCGCCGACCGCGTCCTCCGCGGGCGGCTGGACCGCCTCGGGCTGCAGTTCGACGAGGTGCTGACGGAATTCGTGGGGTGGAACGCGACGCACGGCCCGCTCGCCGGCCCGATCCCGCGAGACCTGCCGGAGGTGACGGTGCGGTGGAGCGTGCGCGGCCACGACATGGCGGCGGTGGACCGCTTCACCAAGGAGATCGCGCCGCTGGTGCTGACCGGGCCGCCATCCGTGACCGGGTTCGCGGGCGGGCGGCCGAAGGTGCAGGAGATCGTGGCGTACTGGCCGGCTCTGATCCCCAAGTCGGAGATCGAGCCGCATCTCCGGGTCGAGGTGGTGACGGCGTGATCGGGAAGTCCCCAGTGCCCAGTGCCCAGTGCCCAGTGGGTCTGGTGCACGCCTC includes these proteins:
- a CDS encoding acyclic terpene utilization AtuA family protein, giving the protein MRDKIRIASGQGFWGDQLDAPRRQVEGGPIDYLMLDYLAEVTMSIMQKQRSRNPAAGYARDFVPLVGEILPAVVERNIRVVANAGGVNPAGCRDAVLDVARKAGLEGRARVAMITGDDILERLPDLLARGVELRNMETGEPLSAVLDRVQSANAYIGARPIVEALRQDAHVVITGRSTDTALTYAPMIHEFGWSWDDFDRIAAGVVAGHINECGAQASGGNCLWQWRDIPDLADVGFPIIEAAPDGSFVVTKHEGTGGRVAVPTVKEQLLYEMGDPESYITPDCVADFTTIRVDDAGPDRVRISGVRGKAPTDLLKVSLSYADGWKASGTLVYAWPDAVEKAQAADRVLRGRLDRLGLQFDEVLTEFVGWNATHGPLAGPIPRDLPEVTVRWSVRGHDMAAVDRFTKEIAPLVLTGPPSVTGFAGGRPKVQEIVAYWPALIPKSEIEPHLRVEVVTA